The genomic interval CAGTGTGCTGTCATGTGTATTTTAGAAAGGAATTAATCCGTCTTGATTAACAAAGAAACACTGTCTCTCAGTAAGAAGTCTGTTGGTTAGGGTTGTTACCTGATTACTTGTCTGTGATTAGCTGATCAGTCAGGCCTATTAGGAAGCCTTTTGGTGCTTTACAAATTAATTTCCTAATTCTAGTAAGCTATAACTACAATTTTAGGGAAGTGATGCAGCTAAAACCCTCCATTCTTTCTTATATATAAACATTGGCACGGTCTCATGTGGGAGCTTTATCTTCAATCCTTTTTGCGTGATTTCCTCTGTATCATAATTGATACCCCTAACTTTGGGACATTAGAGAATGATGTTTATCAGTCTGATCCCAACAAGTGTTGTCGCAAACAAAAGGTTCACATGTCTAATCACAAATCGACGTGTCCTGGACTTGAATCCTAAGACTTGGATCCTGCAGATGCTGCTTGCAGTAAATACTTCAGGGTCAAACAAGGATGTGGATAGTCTAATCCTTTGAGTTAatctgttgttttgtattgtgtttTAAAAGGAGGATTTCTAGTTATGTTTGTAGGTTTGATCCTTTTatccctgatttttttttcagatatgaAAAGCAGGTATAGGAAACAGAGGCAGTAGCAAAATTGTTACTGAATAGCAATATTGATTCCAATTAAAACCACGTTTtccttcatctttttttttttttttttttgtcagcaagAACTTCTCCAACAACTTTCTATGAGATTTGATATCTCTGATAATAAATATGTGCTGGCTTTGGGCATCAGAGGCAGAGAGAGTCATCAAATAGGCCAAATATGTTATTGCATTCAGAGAGTGAATGCATTGATCCTGAAATATTGCTCTAACAAATATTACATCTCTGATGCCTGATCGACTTTTTAggcaaacctttaaaaacaccattgcagtaatcgaTTCAACTGAAGATAAACACttggatttatttttcaagatcctgctcagacattagtcctttaatcctggaaatgttcttcaggtgatagaagattgactttgtaattgtctttagatgcttttggaggttcaggtctgagtccatcactacacccaggtttggggcctgattggtggtttttagctgaagcgactgaagctgtgtgctaacttttgatcacttgtctattggtccaaaaattattacttcagttttgttttcattcaactgTAGAAAACGTTGGCACATAAaagcattgatttcttctaagcatttagaAGTTCATTGTATTTATcaggttcatagtcacctggtgacatggtgatgtagagctgtgtgtcgtctgcataggtatggtagctgatgttgttgttttttatgatctgagctagagggagcatgtagatattgaacaggaggggacccaggatggacccttagGGAAcctcacatgtgatttttgtcatctctgatgtaaagttacctactgacacaaaacattccctgtcctttaaggagctctaacagaatggatgATCGAcaatatcaaatgctgcactgaggtccaatagtgcCAGTACAGTTTCAGTTGCATCTTCatgctgattttgttttgactctATATAAGTGTTGTCTATAATAGTTTTATCTCGTTCACTTGTCTCAGAGGCTGGGCAAGTCCTCAGTCAACAGTACATTAATAGGAATTGCCGCTTGGAGTCTGTGGAAAAATCTAGAGGAGTTGACTTATTTTCTGAACCCCTGGACTTCCTGTCCAGAAACCTTCCAGCATTCATCAAAAACAACAGCCCAGCTAGTGAAGGTTCAGGACATAGATATAAAAAGTCAAAATACACCTTATTCTGGAGATACTATGAACTGTGTCCTGGTTAGGTGTGCCATCTTCACACCTGACTAAAACATTTCATAAAGAACACTACAAATCGACCAGAACATGGATAGACCTCTGCAGGAAGAGGTCTTCTCTGGTGCATCATTACCACACTGCTTTCCATATTATGCACATTGGAACGtgagtttttcctgttttgcacATGGAGAGATTATGGTTTATGATTACAAAGATGGCAGCATATCTGGGTCCTCTGTGCTGCATGGAAGACCCTGGTAGCAGCAGCTGTAGATTAAGAAGGAGCTACCACACCGGTGTCAGGCCAAGGCTATAACCTGATCGTACAAACATCTGGCTGCCAGCACTTGAAGTAAcctcatttattatttatgcaTGTGTACGTAACACTTTTGGCTTTAAAGCTGCTATGGGCATAGGATTCTGGCTCTTCTCCAGCTGCAACCAAACGAATTTCACCAAACCCTCCAATGTATccaagaaagagaaaaacaactcATCTTTTGGTCACCATAATACTGACATTTGcagacaaagagagagagagaacaggaaaaacaacaacagctgtgTGCAGGTTAGAATGCACCATAGAAATTAGATCCAACTTTGCTGTTCAATGTTGGGCTGTTCAAAAAGTCCTGAAGGGTCTAGAGACGGTAGGGGGGTCTTAATCTGGCACTTTGGTGATGTGCTTACCAAAACTGGAACTGTTTACACTTTTCCACATAGAAACTGacacagaataaaataacaatttgtAGGGAAAGGATTTCACTGTCTGTGCTAGGGTTGTCACaatactaaaatttcaaactctATATCGATACCTGGGAATATATTCAATACTTGATGCCATTTTCAATACCACGGggacaaaacaaatgaaaaataattaaaggcataaaaaaatacattttatcaacatgaAAAGCTCACCTTTTTCAATCTCAAcatgaaatgtgttttctcaacagaatcacagatgctagttaaataagtgtgcaaataaatgctaaatacatACCCCAAATATAACACATGCCTTGTTGCATGCTAGCCACACAACGTCACACAACATTAATGGGGACCACCGGTCACGCTAGCATCAGTAATACGTTTAATGtactaaattaaattatgtgTGGGAACTTTAATTTATTGACCCGTCAGAATTCATCATTAAGGCCAAGGTATTGGTCCTTGAGATGTTAGGCCAGGTTTGTTGTGCTGCTGGACTTTATTACACCACTTTAAGGCACTGTTTACACACAGGCTTGTCAAGctctttgagttttttttagtaTTGATGCCAAGCAAAATTAGTATTGTATCCAGACACAGCATTCAAGTATCGATATTTTTCAGAGCATCGATACTTTTGACAACCCCAGTCTGTGCTTTTCTCTTAACTACAGTCCAATTAAATTCTGTTGATCGTACAATGCAAGTTGTCAGTAATTTGAACTTCCTGCTGGAATCACATGAAGACTCCCTTAATGAGGATGAAGTTTGTTTCCTTTATGCGTCAGGTGGACTAACAAACTGACCCCTGTTTCTCCATGAAAGGTGTCCCGGGACTCTGTGTCAGCAGACGACCGTGGACGGGCCACCATGTGAGAGCGGCGACGAGCGAGCTATGGTGACCACCCCCCCAATATCGCCCCACTCCCCACAGACGGACCTGAGAGACCGCACGCCCTCGCCGCCACCTGGACCCGCTAACGCCTGCGGCAATGGACCTGCGTGGACCGACGCCGCCGGCCTTGACAACCCTGCGTTTGAAGAAAGCACAGAGGAGGACAGTGAGTTGACCCTCTGGGCGTCCTCGGAGCGAAGCGAGACCACAAAGCGGAGACTTAACTCTTCCCCGTTCTTTTTCCAGGTGTGCTGGGGTTGGAGTGCGTGGTCCCCAGGGTGAAGCGGCCCCTCAGCAACCCCTGCatccatctcctccgctctgtCAGCTCCACCTCCTCTGGCTGGGACTGCCCCGAGTCTCCGCCTCTGTCTGCAGAGGAAGGTACACCGTCCTTCATTTTCTCCAGGCATGCCCTTGTCCTTGGTTGGAAATAACCTTCCTCTGTTTGGTTTGTCTGTCAGGCTGTGTGAAGTTGCCCTCCCTTCCTGAAGGAGAGATAACCACCATAGAGGTCCACAGGGCCAACCCGTACGTTGAGCTAGGAATCAGCATTGTCGGTGGAAACGAAACCCCTCTCATCAACATAGTGATTCAGGAAGTGTACAGAGACGGGGTCATCGCGCGGGACGGGAGGCTGCTGGCTGGAGATCAGATACTGCAGGTGAGGGGATCAGCTTCTGTTTATCATTTACCAAAACGCGCTGCGCCGTAAACACGCAAACAAACCCTGCAGGTATTCCTCTGGCAGCTCAGAAGATCCCCCGGAGCGCTAGGTGCTTGTGTTTGCGCAGCGTTTTGTAGAAAAGTGACGAGTGCTGATGCGTGCAGATTTACTGGCATTGCTCATGATAAATTACGTCGTTCTCATTGCAAACTGCAAAGGATTTTTATGTTATACCTGAGAGTTAATGTTTGCataattttgattttgtttaaaaacaaatgaaatgaagGTGAAAAGAAGAAGTTAGCTGCTTGTAATATTATTAatgtgttggaaaaaaaatagagacaGGGATAGCTACTTTCCTTTCAGGACTTCAGTATTTATCAGAACTGATTTTAGCGATTAGTGAGGTTAGTGCTATGCTAGTGATACGGATTTTGAAGTTTATCCTCATATTTTGTGCTATTTGTTGCAATAATGGTAAAAGTGATGACaaactatattttaaaaactcatGGGAGTCTTATTTGGTAATACATGTAGCGACGTGCAGCCAAACCATGACTTCAGTTcagttaaagtttatttatactgCAACAATTTACAACACGTcatttcaaagcactttacaaagtcaagttcaatcaaatcGTACAGACAAATACGTCtcctaaaaagaaagaaaacaactaaGAAGTACTTACTGATTACTAAAGGTAGTAGAACTTTTACTGCATTTAGTCATATGTTTGATGATCGTTATGTTCGTTCATGCTCTCATGAAACCAACAGTGCAAATAATCACACCGAAGATAATTTTGGATTTGGAGGTTAGCAAAGATGACTATTTAGTTTGCTGTTGTCATGATAAGTAAAAATTCTTATAAAGATTaccaaaaaaatccaaatagtAGTAAAATTGCCCATCCCTTTCATAAATGGCAAACTAGAGTCTCTGAATGCCTACTTCAGAGAGAGCAGATCTTTAATTTAACTCTGATATTTCCAAATCCTGCATGCTTCACTGGAGGTAGCGGTTGTAAACCCGAATAGATTGAATGCAGCAACGTTGCTCTAgtctgttcagccttcctgttatctgcctCAAGTCCGGCTCTCTCACAGTCTTTGATTGTAATGTGGTAATGCAGAAGATGAGGATTTCCTTCACATTGAAGGCTGAAACCTAAACTAgggattacatttatttttggctCCGTGATGTGGATACAAGGATGACCGTCGCGTTGTATGGAGAATGGCCAACAGCTGGTTGTGCAGAAGGGGCAGCTGGTTGAGCTGGCCGACCGAAGGTCCAAGGAACGCGGTGTGCTTGGAGACAGAACATTAAATGCCCGAGTCTTCTTCACTCAGTAGCACTGTCCACACCAAAGACTTTCGTTTAGCATCAGGAGCCCCATGGTTAcgttggaggagctgcagagagctaCATCTCAGGTGGGAGGATAAACAGAAACTCTGCCCAGATCACCTTGATTTaagagtggcaagaaggaagctgttgttaaaagaaagccgTGAAAAGTCTGCAGTTTGGCACACGCCTTGTAGGGGACATTGCTGGAAGGAGGTGCTTTGTTCACACAAGGCTTTTCAACCTCAGAGATGCAGTAAATTAGGTGTTACAGTTAAAACCCTCACCAgttcaaataaaagcaaaaaatattccTTGTTTAAAGCATCATTCTGCATCTGAACACCAGACAAAAAAGTCAGTGATCAGGTAGAGACAGAAAATTAAGCAGCTTAAAGAATGTTTAGGTTTCTCTGGAGCTTTTGAGcagaaaagcaataaaagaTTGAATATTACTCTTTCTTTTAGCGAGGCAAAATGCTTTTTGCTTATTCCAAAGTATTTCTTCTCTGATTGCTCTCTCCCAGGTGAACAACGTGGACATCAGCAATGTCCCGCACAGTTTCGCCCGCTCCACCCTGGCGCGGCCCTGCACCACCCTGCAGCTGACTGTGCTGAGGGAGCGCCGCTGTGCCTCCAGGgctcctccctcctcttcctcctcctcctccaccaccccAGCCGTGCCCCACGCCCCCTGCTCCACGCCCGAGGGTGCCCCCTCCAGCCCCGCCACCCTGAGGATCACCCTCCACAAGCGAGACTCCGCGGAGCAGCTCGGCATCAAGCTGGTCCGCCGGACGGACGAGGCGGGGGTGTTTGTGCTGGACCTCCTGGAGGGAGGCCTGGCGGCGAAGGACGGCAGACTGCGGAGCAACGACAGAGTGCTGGCTGTCAACGACCAGGACCTTTGCCACGGCACCCCGGAGCAGGCCGCTCAGATCATACAGGTGTGGATGCAGGTGGCGGTGAGGGTCGGGTTGCTCAGGTGTcatcagaggagcagcagaaagTCTGACTGCAAAAGTCTGGAATCAGAGCTTATTTCTTTATGTAGCTTTCAAAGGAGCAGACTTTCTaggacaggggtgtcaaactcattttggtttaggggccgcattcagcttaatctgatctcaagagggccacacaagttaactcattgcaagattaaatagaactaataaatgtggacttgttgatttttatattaagttaatttcacttttacacaatatattatgaataacctcagcgtttttaagaaaagtatgtgcaatttcaacaatacttttactcagttaaacatttacttaagtgcattatgcataagatctgatcacagtgattgtacaatgttgaaaaacatttattcacattttttggaacttaaaaacactgtcctggaTGACAagatacatcaaacagataaaaattaagaaatgatttaaatttttccacacctgaagcttaatctgctaattaaaacacagcgcccctcgtggacaatataggaactgcatattttcaattaaacgaagtacatgtttttttcaataattgttttatcattcacttgcttttatcttgtccacttgtgaaagtcaaatctgatgagctctttgtggcatcttattgccgtatgtttgacacccctgttctaggACAACATtttactagcctcgtgagaccatcctgatctcgcgagctttcaaggtttcactcgcagatcagtctggctactctccgttaaagaaaatttggagccgttcaccaaacgaacgtccaatcagcgttggctttgaggcgggttgaggtgtgacgcaacgggaagcgcgacagttcagtctaaagaacatggcggcttcagccgacgaaactagcgttagcgtggctatcgagcaagttttatcggaattacagagtatttcttcactgaaagaagagcaaaatgctgctctggaggcttttctcagaggaaaagatgtttttgctcttctcccgactggtttcggcaagagcttgtggttgtgttttcgtcgtcgctgttagtacgtcatatgcttcgttgatctgattggtttatttggcccgtctatcaccaacataggccaatcagctaaccagtattttcaccccttcccaaaattacttcaacggaaggtttccagatggacaTGCGGAGCAAATATATCTGGCAGAGTCAGGTTAATATTTTACAGCTAATGGCATTATTGTTGTCAGTCAAACTCACATTAGCTACAGTTTTTGTCACCAgtttttctatttgttaatATTCTGTTGTAAATTGCTATTTAATCAAGATAAAATCCACACATACACATGCATCTGACAAAATGGCAGCAGACTGTTCATCTATTTATATTTGTcctgtttttcccctctttGCATATTTTACTTTGGTGGGGAAAAGAAGCCTGGATGCATGAAAGGTGGGACTGAAACGCCTCCTCTGTGTTTTCCCGCAGGCAAGCGGAGAGCGAGTCCACCTCCTGATCGGACGACCCAACAAACCAACCCCGCCCCCGCCGCCTAAATCAAGCTCAACCAGAGACCTGTACTGCCTTGACCACTTCCTGCCAAATCACAGCTCTACCCCAAGCCCCGTGCCGCTGCACCTGTCCCGTACCAGCACTCACCGAGTAAGCCGAGTTTCTAGCTTTGACTCCTCAATAGAAAGCCTGCGGTGTCTTGGGACAAAACTGGAAAGGGGAAACATTTGAGTCTGTGTTTCACGGTGTCTCCCAGGACCTGGCACAGTGTGTGACTTGTAAGGAAAAACACATCACCGTGAAGAAGGAGCCCCACGAGTCCCTGGGCATGACGGTGGCGGGAGGCCGGGGCAGCAAGAGCGGGGAGCTGCCCATCTTCGTCACGAGCGTTCAGCCGCACGGCTGCTTGTCCCGGGATGGACGGATCAAAAGAGGTGCACGCTCGTGTTTGACCCCCCGGAGTCAGGACAAGGGAGCTTTACCGGAAACAACCGATGCATCTTTTTGCTTCCTTCCCCATCAGGCGACGTCCTGCTGAGCATCAACGGTGAGGACCTGACATATCTGAGCCACAGCGAGGCCGTCGGGACCCTGAAGGCCAGCGCCGCTTCGCCCTCGGTGCAGCTGAGAGTGCTGGAGGTCAGCATGGTGGAGGAGCACGACCACGACGAGCTGCTGCCTCACGCCCACGACAGCGACTTCGACGCCAACTGGTCCCCCTCGTGGGTCATGTGGCTGGGCCTGCCCAG from Fundulus heteroclitus isolate FHET01 chromosome 21, MU-UCD_Fhet_4.1, whole genome shotgun sequence carries:
- the lnx2a gene encoding ligand of Numb protein X 2a isoform X2 codes for the protein MGSPGCEVDVVRPSDPPLEVACPECGQIHRSWENHLYNYRLEVDDDLVCHICLQPLVQPLDTPCGHTFCARCLRSFLQERDFCPLDRTRLQLQACRRSSILVHKLLDKLSVTCPLSPVCSLSMPRCDLEAHLKHRCPGTLCQQTTVDGPPCESGDERAMVTTPPISPHSPQTDLRDRTPSPPPGPANACGNGPAWTDAAGLDNPAFEESTEEDSVLGLECVVPRVKRPLSNPCIHLLRSVSSTSSGWDCPESPPLSAEEGCVKLPSLPEGEITTIEVHRANPYVELGISIVGGNETPLINIVIQEVYRDGVIARDGRLLAGDQILQVNNVDISNVPHSFARSTLARPCTTLQLTVLRERRCASRAPPSSSSSSSTTPAVPHAPCSTPEGAPSSPATLRITLHKRDSAEQLGIKLVRRTDEAGVFVLDLLEGGLAAKDGRLRSNDRVLAVNDQDLCHGTPEQAAQIIQASGERVHLLIGRPNKPTPPPPPKSSSTRDLYCLDHFLPNHSSTPSPVPLHLSRTSTHRDLAQCVTCKEKHITVKKEPHESLGMTVAGGRGSKSGELPIFVTSVQPHGCLSRDGRIKRGDVLLSINGEDLTYLSHSEAVGTLKASAASPSVQLRVLEVSMVEEHDHDELLPHAHDSDFDANWSPSWVMWLGLPSYLHSSHEIVLRRSHPGSWGFSIVGVET
- the lnx2a gene encoding ligand of Numb protein X 2a isoform X1, which codes for MGSPGCEVDVVRPSDPPLEVACPECGQIHRSWENHLYNYRLEVDDDLVCHICLQPLVQPLDTPCGHTFCARCLRSFLQERDFCPLDRTRLQLQACRRSSILVHKLLDKLSVTCPLSPVCSLSMPRCDLEAHLKHRCPGTLCQQTTVDGPPCESGDERAMVTTPPISPHSPQTDLRDRTPSPPPGPANACGNGPAWTDAAGLDNPAFEESTEEDSVLGLECVVPRVKRPLSNPCIHLLRSVSSTSSGWDCPESPPLSAEEGCVKLPSLPEGEITTIEVHRANPYVELGISIVGGNETPLINIVIQEVYRDGVIARDGRLLAGDQILQVNNVDISNVPHSFARSTLARPCTTLQLTVLRERRCASRAPPSSSSSSSTTPAVPHAPCSTPEGAPSSPATLRITLHKRDSAEQLGIKLVRRTDEAGVFVLDLLEGGLAAKDGRLRSNDRVLAVNDQDLCHGTPEQAAQIIQASGERVHLLIGRPNKPTPPPPPKSSSTRDLYCLDHFLPNHSSTPSPVPLHLSRTSTHRDLAQCVTCKEKHITVKKEPHESLGMTVAGGRGSKSGELPIFVTSVQPHGCLSRDGRIKRGDVLLSINGEDLTYLSHSEAVGTLKASAASPSVQLRVLEVSMVEEHDHDELLPHAHDSDFDANWSPSWVMWLGLPSYLHSSHEIVLRRSHPGSWGFSIVGGYEESHGNQAFFIKTIVLGTPAYYDGRLKCGDMIVAVNGLSTAGMSHSALVPMLKEQRSRVALTVVSWPGSLV
- the lnx2a gene encoding ligand of Numb protein X 2a isoform X3, which gives rise to MLGNFNTRDLFNHFFCETAKGNPGLWCPGTLCQQTTVDGPPCESGDERAMVTTPPISPHSPQTDLRDRTPSPPPGPANACGNGPAWTDAAGLDNPAFEESTEEDSVLGLECVVPRVKRPLSNPCIHLLRSVSSTSSGWDCPESPPLSAEEGCVKLPSLPEGEITTIEVHRANPYVELGISIVGGNETPLINIVIQEVYRDGVIARDGRLLAGDQILQVNNVDISNVPHSFARSTLARPCTTLQLTVLRERRCASRAPPSSSSSSSTTPAVPHAPCSTPEGAPSSPATLRITLHKRDSAEQLGIKLVRRTDEAGVFVLDLLEGGLAAKDGRLRSNDRVLAVNDQDLCHGTPEQAAQIIQASGERVHLLIGRPNKPTPPPPPKSSSTRDLYCLDHFLPNHSSTPSPVPLHLSRTSTHRDLAQCVTCKEKHITVKKEPHESLGMTVAGGRGSKSGELPIFVTSVQPHGCLSRDGRIKRGDVLLSINGEDLTYLSHSEAVGTLKASAASPSVQLRVLEVSMVEEHDHDELLPHAHDSDFDANWSPSWVMWLGLPSYLHSSHEIVLRRSHPGSWGFSIVGGYEESHGNQAFFIKTIVLGTPAYYDGRLKCGDMIVAVNGLSTAGMSHSALVPMLKEQRSRVALTVVSWPGSLV
- the lnx2a gene encoding ligand of Numb protein X 2a isoform X4; this translates as MVTTPPISPHSPQTDLRDRTPSPPPGPANACGNGPAWTDAAGLDNPAFEESTEEDSVLGLECVVPRVKRPLSNPCIHLLRSVSSTSSGWDCPESPPLSAEEGCVKLPSLPEGEITTIEVHRANPYVELGISIVGGNETPLINIVIQEVYRDGVIARDGRLLAGDQILQVNNVDISNVPHSFARSTLARPCTTLQLTVLRERRCASRAPPSSSSSSSTTPAVPHAPCSTPEGAPSSPATLRITLHKRDSAEQLGIKLVRRTDEAGVFVLDLLEGGLAAKDGRLRSNDRVLAVNDQDLCHGTPEQAAQIIQASGERVHLLIGRPNKPTPPPPPKSSSTRDLYCLDHFLPNHSSTPSPVPLHLSRTSTHRDLAQCVTCKEKHITVKKEPHESLGMTVAGGRGSKSGELPIFVTSVQPHGCLSRDGRIKRGDVLLSINGEDLTYLSHSEAVGTLKASAASPSVQLRVLEVSMVEEHDHDELLPHAHDSDFDANWSPSWVMWLGLPSYLHSSHEIVLRRSHPGSWGFSIVGGYEESHGNQAFFIKTIVLGTPAYYDGRLKCGDMIVAVNGLSTAGMSHSALVPMLKEQRSRVALTVVSWPGSLV